Proteins from a genomic interval of Psychrobacter fulvigenes:
- a CDS encoding NAD(P)H-binding protein: MKILVIGASGRVGTDLVKQLLADKHQVIGTTRQEEKLFNDDNYSQLDLDITAEKDAIQKQIEQDIDAVYFVAGSGGKDVLEVDLHGAVKTMQATQDKGIKRYIMLSTVFSLDTSKWDNPGIADLKEYYICKHYADQWLVNNSDLDYTIVQAGALKEREATGKITINDDNAGENSIEDVATTLAAVLNASNTTKKVFSIHNGATAITDAIAKL, from the coding sequence ATGAAAATTTTAGTAATTGGCGCAAGTGGTCGTGTGGGTACGGATTTGGTTAAACAGTTATTAGCGGACAAGCATCAAGTGATTGGCACGACTCGTCAAGAAGAAAAGCTATTTAACGATGACAATTATAGTCAGTTAGATTTAGACATTACCGCTGAAAAGGATGCAATTCAAAAACAAATCGAGCAAGATATTGATGCTGTCTATTTTGTCGCAGGCTCTGGCGGTAAGGACGTTTTAGAAGTAGATTTACACGGTGCGGTTAAGACCATGCAAGCGACGCAAGATAAAGGTATCAAACGCTATATCATGTTAAGCACGGTGTTTTCGTTAGACACTAGCAAATGGGACAACCCTGGTATTGCAGACTTAAAAGAATACTATATTTGCAAGCATTACGCCGATCAGTGGTTGGTCAATAACAGCGACCTTGACTACACTATCGTACAAGCAGGTGCGCTAAAAGAGCGCGAAGCGACGGGTAAAATCACTATCAATGATGATAATGCGGGTGAGAACTCGATTGAAGATGTGGCTACTACGTTAGCTGCCGTACTAAATGCGAGCAACACGACTAAGAAAGTCTTTAGTATTCACAATGGTGCAACAGCCATCACTGACGCTATCGCAAAACTATAA
- a CDS encoding RNA-guided endonuclease InsQ/TnpB family protein, whose protein sequence is MKTLKLRIKDKHANQLNKLAGSVNYAWNYVNALSFEHLRRTGKYFSAYDLSQYTKGSGEYLGLHSQTLQAINETHAKSRKQFKKAKLNWRSNRPDAKRKSLGWIPFKKSAIKYLQTKQTGKKALKSTIQLSLTKGQKLIIDVFDSYNLSLYQINTLEIVQDSRNRWYACITVKDFPKQVSGKGSVGIDLGLKESATTSMGDKLTIKQTQKWANKLAVAQRASNKNRVKAIHAKIKNTRQDLIHKFTTKLVKNKALIVVGDVKTTQFNSRKGKLAKSVYDAGWFELKRQLTYKCENAGCRFEIVNERYTTQTCSHCGDMSSSPKGRAGLRIREWTCAKCGIWHDRDINASKNILAVGLDRLAEGIPSL, encoded by the coding sequence ATGAAAACACTCAAACTACGCATCAAAGACAAACATGCAAACCAGCTAAACAAACTAGCTGGGAGTGTTAACTATGCGTGGAACTATGTTAATGCGTTAAGCTTTGAGCATTTAAGACGCACAGGTAAGTACTTTTCAGCCTATGATTTAAGCCAATACACCAAAGGTAGCGGTGAGTATTTAGGATTACACAGTCAGACGTTACAGGCTATCAATGAGACTCACGCTAAATCACGTAAACAATTTAAAAAAGCCAAACTTAACTGGCGTAGCAATCGTCCTGATGCCAAACGTAAATCACTTGGGTGGATACCTTTTAAGAAATCTGCTATCAAGTATTTGCAAACAAAGCAGACAGGTAAGAAGGCACTTAAATCAACCATACAGCTATCCCTAACTAAAGGTCAAAAGCTCATCATCGATGTATTCGATAGCTACAACCTAAGCCTATATCAAATTAACACCTTAGAGATAGTACAAGACAGTCGTAATCGTTGGTATGCGTGTATTACCGTTAAAGACTTTCCTAAGCAAGTAAGTGGTAAGGGCAGCGTTGGAATTGATTTGGGCTTAAAAGAGTCTGCTACTACCTCAATGGGCGATAAACTCACTATTAAGCAGACCCAAAAATGGGCGAATAAATTAGCAGTAGCCCAGCGTGCTAGTAATAAAAATCGTGTCAAAGCAATCCATGCCAAAATCAAAAATACACGCCAAGACCTCATACATAAATTCACCACCAAGCTTGTTAAAAACAAAGCCTTAATCGTCGTGGGTGACGTTAAGACCACCCAATTTAACAGTAGAAAAGGCAAACTGGCCAAAAGCGTATATGACGCAGGTTGGTTTGAACTCAAACGACAATTGACCTATAAATGCGAGAACGCAGGTTGCCGTTTTGAAATCGTGAATGAACGATACACTACCCAGACTTGCTCACACTGTGGCGATATGTCCAGTAGTCCGAAAGGTAGAGCAGGTTTGCGAATAAGAGAATGGACTTGTGCAAAGTGTGGCATATGGCATGATAGAGATATCAACGCCAGTAAGAATATTCTTGCGGTCGGGCTTGACCGTCTTGCAGAAGGAATCCCCTCACTTTAG
- a CDS encoding YaiI/YqxD family protein, with translation MQIWVDADSVPLIAKDLIIKTAERTQTVAIFVANQPIKLRKSPLLVMTVVPSGFDKADDYIVEQIQPGDLAITSDIPLANDILDKGGMVLTTRGVVYDKNNIKQKLNMRDFMDTMRGTGVLELQEMSGQKPYGDRDKKAFADGLNKLVR, from the coding sequence ATGCAGATTTGGGTAGATGCTGACTCGGTGCCATTAATCGCCAAAGATTTGATTATTAAAACTGCTGAGCGTACGCAGACGGTAGCGATATTCGTCGCCAATCAGCCGATTAAATTGCGTAAGTCTCCCCTGCTCGTCATGACGGTGGTGCCTTCAGGGTTTGATAAAGCTGATGATTATATCGTCGAGCAAATACAGCCAGGCGATTTGGCCATCACCAGTGACATTCCTTTGGCCAATGATATTTTGGACAAAGGCGGCATGGTCTTGACCACGCGCGGGGTGGTCTACGACAAAAATAATATTAAGCAAAAGCTCAATATGCGTGACTTCATGGATACCATGCGCGGTACTGGCGTACTTGAATTACAAGAAATGAGTGGGCAAAAACCTTATGGCGATCGGGACAAAAAAGCTTTTGCTGACGGCTTAAATAAGTTGGTACGTTAA
- a CDS encoding 5-(carboxyamino)imidazole ribonucleotide synthase yields MTTANAYPVTQTIRTIGILGGGQLGMMLAQAALPLGYQCVFLEDSTDCPASLYGKVFHSEQLEEFIAAADVFTLEFENTPTATVEQLAKLSKSGSKQGMFPPPIALEIAQDRLKEKQMFNDLDIATVPFKEVSSEAELQQACEVLGLPIVLKTSRGGYDGKGQYVIKQDSDIKTAWQDLKDAVSGKGSLTPTPAPLIAEGFINFSRELSIIAARAQNGSVRCYDLVENDHHHGILAKTQAPAVGTSHLFSQAQEAITTVMNHLGYVGVMALELFVTKDARGHDYLLANEIAPRVHNSGHWSIEGAITSQFENHIRAVVNLPLGDTDNVHPAIMVNVLGQYPDISDVLAIDGAHYHSYHKAEREDRKIAHITLMPNDVTDLDTSMAKLVAVLPNKVGLDKEYPPIAATQERQEQTTATPTQDAQNLDNETETAVENADLVSKDNKVSQVNSAEEVQAKTAKAKK; encoded by the coding sequence ATGACTACAGCCAATGCTTATCCTGTTACTCAAACTATTCGTACCATCGGTATCTTAGGCGGTGGTCAGCTCGGTATGATGCTCGCCCAAGCTGCTCTGCCGCTCGGCTATCAGTGTGTGTTTTTAGAAGACAGCACTGACTGTCCTGCTAGCCTATATGGAAAAGTGTTCCATAGTGAGCAATTAGAGGAGTTCATCGCTGCCGCCGATGTGTTTACCTTAGAGTTTGAAAACACTCCGACAGCGACTGTCGAGCAGTTAGCCAAATTATCAAAATCGGGCAGCAAACAAGGTATGTTTCCACCGCCGATTGCCCTTGAGATTGCCCAAGATCGCTTAAAAGAAAAGCAGATGTTTAATGATTTAGATATCGCCACCGTACCTTTTAAAGAAGTCAGCTCTGAAGCTGAGTTACAACAAGCTTGTGAAGTGTTAGGACTGCCCATCGTCCTTAAAACCAGTCGCGGTGGCTACGATGGCAAAGGCCAATACGTCATCAAGCAAGACAGTGACATCAAAACTGCTTGGCAAGATCTAAAAGACGCCGTCAGCGGCAAAGGCAGCCTAACGCCAACCCCTGCACCACTTATCGCAGAGGGTTTTATTAATTTCAGCCGTGAATTGTCTATCATCGCCGCACGCGCCCAAAATGGCAGTGTACGCTGTTATGACTTGGTGGAAAATGACCATCATCATGGCATCTTGGCCAAGACCCAAGCGCCTGCTGTAGGCACTAGCCATCTCTTTAGCCAAGCACAAGAAGCCATTACCACGGTCATGAACCATTTGGGTTATGTCGGGGTGATGGCACTTGAATTATTCGTTACCAAAGATGCTCGCGGTCATGATTACCTGCTTGCCAATGAGATTGCTCCACGCGTGCACAACTCTGGTCACTGGAGTATTGAAGGGGCGATTACCAGTCAGTTTGAGAACCATATCCGCGCGGTCGTCAACTTGCCTTTGGGAGATACCGACAACGTCCATCCTGCGATTATGGTCAACGTACTGGGACAGTACCCTGATATCAGTGACGTACTGGCTATCGATGGTGCGCATTATCATAGCTATCACAAGGCGGAGCGCGAAGATCGCAAAATCGCCCACATTACCTTGATGCCCAATGACGTGACCGACTTAGACACATCCATGGCTAAACTGGTCGCCGTGTTACCCAATAAGGTCGGCTTAGACAAAGAATATCCACCTATCGCAGCTACTCAAGAGCGTCAGGAGCAGACAACTGCGACTCCTACTCAAGATGCCCAAAACCTTGATAACGAAACCGAAACAGCTGTCGAAAACGCTGACTTAGTAAGTAAAGATAACAAAGTGAGTCAAGTGAATAGCGCGGAAGAGGTTCAGGCAAAAACAGCAAAGGCTAAAAAATAA
- the purE gene encoding 5-(carboxyamino)imidazole ribonucleotide mutase, which produces MSTQSATEHPKPIFSPAGQAKVGIIMGSQSDWATMSAAAQLLSDFEIAFDCEVVSAHRTPDRLFDYAKSAKDKGLQVIIAGAGGAAHLPGMCASQTPLPVFGVPVKSSMLSGWDSLLSIVQMPKGVAVGTLAIGTAGAYNAALLAIQVLALHDSEIATKLDNLRSTQTETILASPTPGIIN; this is translated from the coding sequence ATGAGCACCCAATCAGCTACTGAACATCCCAAACCTATCTTTTCTCCTGCCGGCCAAGCAAAAGTTGGCATTATTATGGGCTCACAGTCTGACTGGGCGACGATGAGCGCCGCGGCACAGTTGCTGTCTGATTTTGAGATTGCTTTTGATTGTGAAGTCGTCTCTGCACACCGAACGCCAGACAGGTTATTTGACTATGCCAAAAGCGCTAAAGATAAAGGCTTACAAGTGATTATCGCTGGTGCAGGCGGCGCAGCGCACCTGCCTGGTATGTGTGCCAGTCAAACGCCACTTCCTGTATTTGGAGTGCCAGTAAAGTCCTCGATGCTGAGCGGTTGGGACAGCTTGCTCTCTATTGTACAGATGCCTAAAGGCGTCGCTGTCGGCACGTTAGCGATTGGTACGGCAGGTGCTTATAACGCTGCTCTCCTTGCGATTCAGGTCTTGGCATTGCATGATAGCGAGATTGCTACTAAGCTGGATAATCTGCGTAGCACCCAAACGGAAACCATCTTAGCCAGTCCAACACCTGGGATTATTAATTAA
- a CDS encoding metallophosphoesterase, giving the protein MIIDIIGDVHGYADKLTGLLEQLGYVHNGQHFVPPEGHRALFIGDLIDRGTQQVATLEIVFAMLDADVADVVMGNHEYNAIAFATPDPRNPGEYLRSHNDIHTRQHETFLAEVPFSSEQHQYWIKRFYEIPLWIETDYACFVHACWDVDSMAVLKPMLTSDNCLTPHALEVTSREFTAPFDALERVLKGVETPLPEGIVMVDKEGTVRKRVRVRWWLDNLKSRTLHEIARAPSSALAQIPIDAMAKNIDFALKTHKPVFVGHYWLAGEPEPLSARVVCTDYSAAIDSGYLTCYQLDTAKPLPLNADNFIQYRHD; this is encoded by the coding sequence ATGATTATAGATATTATTGGTGATGTTCATGGTTATGCTGACAAGCTGACTGGCTTGCTCGAGCAGTTAGGGTATGTCCATAATGGTCAGCACTTTGTACCACCAGAAGGCCATCGGGCGCTGTTTATTGGTGATTTGATAGACCGCGGCACACAGCAAGTAGCAACACTTGAGATCGTCTTTGCGATGCTAGACGCTGATGTCGCCGATGTCGTGATGGGCAACCATGAATACAATGCGATCGCTTTTGCCACGCCTGATCCTCGCAATCCAGGTGAGTACTTGCGCTCACATAATGATATCCATACACGCCAACACGAAACCTTCTTGGCAGAAGTACCCTTTAGCTCAGAGCAACATCAATATTGGATCAAGCGCTTTTATGAGATTCCATTGTGGATTGAAACTGACTATGCCTGCTTTGTGCATGCTTGTTGGGATGTAGACAGTATGGCGGTGCTCAAGCCGATGCTCACCTCTGACAATTGCTTGACCCCTCACGCCCTTGAAGTAACCTCAAGAGAATTTACCGCACCCTTTGATGCCCTCGAGCGGGTATTAAAAGGTGTAGAAACACCGCTGCCTGAAGGCATTGTGATGGTAGATAAAGAAGGTACTGTACGCAAGCGCGTACGGGTACGCTGGTGGCTTGATAACTTGAAATCACGCACACTGCATGAGATTGCTCGTGCGCCCTCATCAGCGCTGGCGCAAATCCCAATAGATGCGATGGCTAAAAACATCGACTTTGCGCTTAAGACACACAAACCTGTGTTTGTCGGTCATTACTGGCTCGCAGGAGAGCCCGAACCACTAAGCGCACGAGTAGTCTGTACTGACTATTCAGCAGCGATAGATAGCGGCTACTTGACGTGTTATCAGCTTGATACTGCCAAGCCATTGCCACTAAATGCCGATAACTTTATCCAATATCGCCATGACTAA
- a CDS encoding rhomboid family intramembrane serine protease: MFNHTTLIIIVTVIVSLLAWQNKALFNRLIFYPPAVSEGQWYRFVSHGFIHADSMHLLFNMFTLYFFGRAIEGLYQPFLAGYGFIVFYLLAIIVAMIPSYIKNKNSASYLSLGASGGVSAVLFAFILLAPWETLYLFAVVPIPAIVFAIAYVGYSIYSDKRGGSNINHMAHMWGGAFGVIATIALEPQVLPHFINALLSPNF; this comes from the coding sequence TTGTTCAACCATACTACTCTTATCATTATCGTCACCGTTATTGTCAGCTTACTAGCGTGGCAAAACAAGGCGTTGTTTAATCGGCTAATCTTTTATCCGCCAGCCGTGAGCGAAGGTCAATGGTATCGGTTTGTCAGTCATGGTTTTATTCATGCTGATAGTATGCATCTATTGTTCAATATGTTTACTCTATACTTTTTTGGTCGTGCCATTGAAGGACTGTATCAGCCATTTTTAGCTGGCTATGGCTTTATCGTTTTTTATCTACTAGCAATTATCGTTGCGATGATACCAAGCTACATCAAAAATAAAAACAGTGCCAGTTATTTAAGCTTAGGGGCATCAGGTGGGGTGTCAGCGGTACTTTTTGCCTTTATTTTGCTTGCTCCTTGGGAGACGCTTTACTTATTTGCTGTCGTTCCTATTCCTGCGATAGTATTTGCCATTGCATACGTCGGCTATAGTATTTACTCTGATAAGCGCGGTGGCTCCAATATCAACCATATGGCACATATGTGGGGCGGTGCATTTGGGGTGATAGCGACCATCGCTCTTGAGCCACAAGTATTACCGCATTTTATTAATGCCTTACTTTCACCTAATTTTTAG
- a CDS encoding OmpA family protein produces the protein MDIIGHLTRTVSPAVLGDDRTPAKKNLLEQFYAIFAARLADDDTYSRFSNENIARDDQSFYERVWMDGANRDRVSRELAGAHNVDADASRGLVAMAAPLAYHEIKSLAGTTPVPQFLRDNLASYQHNIPAWAGAVLPAGMLAAAPAAGKISDTTSTAPLQREEEEKGSFMKALLPIVGLIILAALAWALLRGCQENPEPVGTPVATEQQQDSRDDVQAMAIADIEPASLRIATGEANTLYACRMNVGDEALQTTVMNAMTSTFGEEASKCRADVDDGFATDMPAAAQLATILPILKSVPNASMIIKGDEIIVNTADASLLDKLVSDLQAAAPGMTVKAEGPLDLQGEIDNSLAAADVAMTNLGENPDPRDVARALSIQVINFEVDEAAIPEVNKELLDRAAKIITEVPDMKLVIIGHTDSQASDAYNMELSQERADSVKEYLVSQGVDADKLTTKGMGETDPIADNSTDQGRFRNRRIEFVVNDESVSANDGMLISNDALDPDLNPLDSDNDDLLPDGDDPSQGTVVDPTN, from the coding sequence ATGGATATTATAGGTCATTTGACGCGCACGGTTAGCCCAGCAGTACTTGGAGATGATCGCACGCCTGCCAAAAAAAATCTACTTGAGCAGTTTTATGCAATCTTTGCTGCTCGACTAGCCGATGACGATACTTACAGTCGTTTCTCAAACGAAAATATTGCCCGTGATGATCAAAGCTTTTATGAGCGTGTATGGATGGATGGTGCCAATCGTGACCGTGTTTCACGTGAACTTGCTGGCGCGCATAATGTAGACGCAGATGCCTCCCGTGGTCTGGTTGCTATGGCAGCACCGCTAGCCTATCATGAGATTAAAAGCTTAGCTGGTACCACACCCGTGCCACAGTTTTTGCGTGACAATCTTGCGAGTTATCAGCACAACATTCCAGCATGGGCAGGCGCTGTATTGCCCGCAGGTATGTTGGCTGCTGCGCCTGCCGCAGGGAAAATTTCTGATACTACTAGTACGGCACCCCTGCAGCGTGAGGAAGAAGAAAAAGGCAGTTTTATGAAAGCGCTGCTCCCCATTGTTGGTCTGATTATTTTGGCGGCACTGGCCTGGGCTCTACTGCGTGGCTGTCAAGAAAACCCTGAGCCAGTCGGTACCCCCGTAGCGACCGAACAGCAGCAAGATTCACGTGATGATGTACAAGCCATGGCAATCGCTGATATCGAGCCTGCATCGTTACGCATTGCTACTGGTGAAGCAAATACCTTGTATGCGTGTCGCATGAACGTTGGTGATGAAGCATTACAAACGACAGTGATGAATGCCATGACCAGTACATTTGGTGAGGAAGCTAGTAAATGCCGTGCTGATGTCGATGATGGCTTTGCAACCGATATGCCTGCAGCTGCTCAGCTTGCTACTATTTTACCGATTCTAAAAAGCGTGCCAAATGCCAGCATGATCATTAAGGGTGATGAGATCATCGTTAATACTGCGGATGCATCTTTGTTGGATAAGTTGGTGAGCGACTTACAAGCTGCAGCTCCAGGCATGACTGTAAAAGCTGAAGGCCCACTAGATTTGCAAGGCGAGATTGACAACAGTCTGGCCGCTGCAGATGTCGCTATGACGAACCTTGGTGAAAACCCAGATCCTCGTGATGTCGCGCGCGCATTAAGCATTCAGGTTATCAACTTTGAAGTGGATGAAGCTGCTATTCCTGAGGTTAATAAAGAGCTGCTTGACCGTGCTGCCAAAATCATCACTGAAGTGCCAGATATGAAGTTGGTTATTATTGGTCACACGGACAGTCAAGCATCTGATGCTTATAATATGGAGTTGTCGCAGGAACGTGCTGATTCAGTCAAAGAGTATTTGGTGTCTCAAGGTGTTGATGCCGATAAGCTGACTACCAAAGGTATGGGTGAGACAGATCCTATCGCAGATAACTCAACCGATCAGGGCCGCTTCCGTAACCGCCGCATTGAGTTCGTTGTAAATGATGAATCTGTGAGTGCAAATGATGGTATGTTGATCAGTAACGATGCGCTTGACCCAGACTTAAATCCGCTAGATAGCGATAATGATGATTTATTGCCAGACGGAGATGATCCTAGTCAAGGTACGGTAGTAGATCCAACAAACTAA
- the nagZ gene encoding beta-N-acetylhexosaminidase: MYGVLMIDIDSTALTAEDVSLIKQAQVGGVILFARNVESAAQVRELCDDIRYHNPDILIGVDQEGGRVARLREGFTKLPAMGKLGKLFDRDPTQALSSAYDCGYLMAAEVLAVGIDLSFAPVLDRDGISQVIGDRSFHEDPQIIVALATQFMRGMRAAGMATTGKHFPGHGAIAPDSHVAEAIDNRSLDEILASDMQPFSQTLPWLDALMPAHVIFSQVDNKPAGFSKIWLKDIIRDTLKFKGVLFSDDLSMAGAQAAGDVSARVKAAIEAGCDIALVCNDRIAAHEAAEAAQELPYPNQKRIKAMRGQIPSWQGDLTSTCQQFEYWQQAKDSVTETFFGAELDTPAFDSQLGNDRRNDSIDPTAYK; this comes from the coding sequence ATGTACGGCGTATTAATGATTGATATCGACAGCACAGCCTTGACTGCTGAAGATGTCAGCTTAATCAAACAAGCTCAAGTAGGCGGCGTGATACTATTCGCTCGCAATGTCGAAAGTGCCGCACAAGTGCGCGAGCTCTGTGATGATATCCGTTATCACAACCCCGATATCTTAATCGGCGTTGATCAAGAAGGGGGACGTGTCGCCCGCCTGCGCGAAGGTTTTACCAAACTCCCTGCGATGGGCAAGCTTGGGAAATTGTTCGACCGTGACCCCACCCAAGCATTGAGCAGCGCTTATGACTGTGGCTATTTGATGGCCGCAGAAGTACTGGCTGTCGGTATTGATTTGAGCTTTGCACCAGTACTCGATAGAGACGGTATCAGTCAAGTGATTGGCGATCGTAGCTTTCATGAAGACCCACAAATCATCGTCGCCCTAGCCACGCAATTCATGCGTGGCATGAGAGCAGCAGGAATGGCCACCACGGGTAAGCACTTCCCTGGACACGGTGCAATCGCGCCTGACTCCCATGTAGCAGAAGCCATTGATAACCGTAGCCTTGATGAAATCTTAGCTAGTGATATGCAGCCTTTTTCTCAAACGCTACCTTGGTTAGATGCTTTAATGCCAGCGCACGTAATATTCTCACAAGTGGATAACAAGCCGGCAGGGTTTTCTAAAATTTGGCTAAAAGATATCATTCGCGATACCCTTAAATTTAAAGGCGTCTTGTTCTCTGATGACTTATCCATGGCGGGTGCGCAAGCGGCAGGTGATGTCAGTGCCCGAGTCAAAGCCGCTATCGAAGCGGGCTGTGATATTGCATTGGTGTGTAATGATCGCATTGCAGCACACGAAGCAGCTGAAGCCGCGCAAGAGCTCCCCTATCCGAATCAAAAACGTATCAAAGCCATGCGTGGACAGATTCCCTCATGGCAAGGAGATCTTACGTCTACTTGCCAACAGTTTGAGTATTGGCAACAAGCCAAAGATAGTGTGACTGAAACGTTTTTTGGCGCTGAGCTTGATACGCCTGCTTTTGACAGCCAGTTAGGGAATGACAGAAGGAACGACAGTATAGATCCTACCGCTTACAAATAA
- a CDS encoding carboxy terminal-processing peptidase, which produces MKKQPAQWLLSVASIGLAGVILTQSYSAAVANTDTEGFTQTPEQKLTTRQVAALLDRSHYLNQPLDTEMGSEILSMYIDNLDPNHTLFLQSDVDEFKEKYASDFGNRLKRGDLSAGVDIFERYRKRSNEYFEMAKRMLKTDIDLTSDQTIILDRENIGHLKTKKDQRDYWERQLKFQLMSITLGQESEKGKEKIFLDNPDITLGQDLVRDDKRTPSEILLNRLSRQQGQMKRLKDDEIMETVLNTAMLTYDPHSNYYAPIQATELQIQSSLQLEGIGVSIRPDRKNPDYTRIVTLVDGGPAAKTGQIKPNDLIIGIAEDGKNMTDVVGWSTREIVGLIRGKRGTSVTLRVMQPNTPEASARTVTVVRDIIEQEESGVTHRTIDVQRPNIDATPKRIGVLEIPSFYLNYRARRSGEDYRSVSVDTERALKELNKQNIDGLVVDLRNNPGGSLDEVAKMLGLFIKGGPLVQIRDNRGNIQVYSDEDGGKQLYDGKVVVLTNLASASASEIFAAAIQDYGRGLVVGNTTTGKGSAQIQLDNLALGSATLTQRKFYRITGGSTQNKGVVPDVELVNIYDDATFGERAQKKALPWDTIKTAAYKPEAKFSSDTLATLNQQSKIRQEKNPQFVYLSTLNDIRDMEDSKQPIDLDINSRRAKMRLIEQRTLEAENKRLIATGERPYKDWNTYQAAMDAKFEERSQMKSNERPQLPEDEVFVKEAAYLMLSAEADISVSPEEALMAER; this is translated from the coding sequence ATGAAAAAACAACCAGCACAGTGGTTACTCAGTGTGGCGTCAATTGGCTTGGCCGGTGTTATCTTGACCCAGAGTTATAGCGCAGCGGTGGCAAACACTGATACTGAAGGCTTCACGCAGACACCTGAGCAGAAGCTAACGACTCGGCAAGTAGCGGCCTTGTTGGATCGCAGCCACTATCTGAATCAGCCATTGGATACCGAGATGGGTAGTGAAATCTTATCCATGTATATTGATAATCTAGACCCAAACCATACCTTGTTTTTGCAGTCTGATGTTGATGAATTTAAAGAAAAATATGCCAGTGACTTTGGTAATCGACTAAAGCGTGGTGATTTATCTGCCGGTGTAGATATTTTTGAGCGTTATCGCAAACGCTCAAACGAATACTTTGAGATGGCAAAAAGAATGCTCAAAACAGATATAGATCTGACGAGCGATCAGACCATTATTCTAGATCGTGAAAATATTGGTCACCTTAAAACAAAAAAAGACCAACGTGATTATTGGGAGCGTCAGCTTAAGTTTCAGTTGATGAGTATCACTTTGGGTCAAGAAAGCGAAAAGGGCAAAGAAAAAATATTTTTAGACAACCCTGACATCACGCTTGGTCAGGACCTTGTACGTGACGATAAACGCACACCAAGTGAGATATTGCTCAATCGTTTATCACGACAGCAAGGACAGATGAAACGTCTAAAAGATGATGAGATCATGGAAACGGTACTCAACACCGCCATGCTGACTTATGATCCTCATAGCAATTACTATGCGCCAATTCAGGCAACTGAGCTACAGATACAGTCAAGCTTACAGCTAGAAGGTATCGGCGTCTCTATCCGTCCAGATCGCAAAAACCCAGACTATACTCGTATTGTCACCTTAGTCGATGGCGGGCCTGCAGCCAAAACAGGTCAAATCAAACCTAATGATTTGATTATCGGGATTGCTGAAGACGGCAAAAACATGACCGACGTGGTCGGCTGGTCGACGCGTGAGATTGTCGGCTTGATACGCGGCAAACGTGGCACTTCAGTTACTTTAAGGGTAATGCAGCCCAATACACCAGAAGCGAGTGCCCGTACGGTCACTGTCGTCCGCGATATCATTGAGCAAGAAGAGTCGGGTGTGACTCATCGTACTATAGACGTACAACGACCTAATATTGATGCCACACCAAAACGTATCGGTGTGCTTGAGATACCCAGTTTTTATTTGAATTATCGCGCGCGCCGTAGTGGTGAAGACTATCGTAGCGTTAGCGTTGATACTGAACGTGCCCTAAAAGAGCTCAATAAACAAAACATCGATGGCTTGGTTGTTGACCTACGCAATAACCCAGGTGGCTCGCTAGATGAAGTGGCCAAAATGCTTGGGTTGTTTATTAAGGGTGGGCCATTGGTACAGATTCGTGATAATCGCGGTAATATCCAAGTCTACAGTGACGAAGACGGTGGCAAGCAGCTATATGACGGCAAAGTCGTGGTTTTGACCAACCTAGCATCCGCCTCTGCCAGTGAGATATTTGCCGCTGCCATTCAAGACTATGGCCGAGGACTGGTGGTGGGCAATACCACTACAGGTAAAGGCTCAGCACAGATTCAGCTAGACAATTTGGCGTTAGGATCGGCCACTTTGACTCAGCGTAAGTTTTATCGCATCACGGGTGGCAGTACCCAGAATAAAGGCGTTGTACCTGATGTAGAGCTGGTTAATATTTATGATGATGCTACTTTTGGTGAACGGGCACAGAAAAAAGCCCTGCCATGGGATACCATCAAAACAGCGGCCTACAAACCAGAAGCTAAATTTAGCTCAGATACGCTGGCAACCTTGAATCAACAGTCTAAAATTCGCCAAGAAAAAAACCCGCAGTTTGTATACTTATCGACACTCAATGATATTCGAGATATGGAAGACAGTAAGCAGCCAATCGATCTTGATATCAACAGTCGCCGCGCAAAGATGAGGTTGATCGAACAGCGGACATTAGAAGCGGAGAACAAACGCCTAATAGCCACTGGCGAGCGCCCGTACAAAGACTGGAACACCTATCAGGCAGCAATGGATGCAAAGTTTGAAGAGCGTAGCCAAATGAAGTCAAATGAGCGTCCGCAGCTACCAGAAGATGAAGTTTTTGTAAAAGAAGCGGCTTATCTCATGCTTAGTGCAGAGGCGGATATCAGCGTCAGCCCTGAAGAAGCGCTTATGGCAGAACGATAG